The DNA window GGAATCATCACTTCGCGCATTTGAGGATGAGCAGCCGGTGCTGTCCGTTGGCGCAAGATGGTTCGCCATTCTCTCAAATTTGCCGTAAGCATTATCTCGGTTTTCAGCGAATTCGGTAAGATGCTGCGGGCCATCTGTGGCTGAACTCCAAGCTCAATCATTCTCAAATACTGCTGCTCGATGGAACGCAGTGCCTCGCCCCATAGCCTTTGCGCGTCTGAATGCATGTGGCGCCGGGCGTCAATAAAGGTCAACTCACCCCCAAATTTGCCCTTCGAATAATTGCAATACCTGGTTGACTCTTGACTGAAAGAAGCTATTCGGTGACGAACGAGTTCATGACTCACGCCTCGGTCAACAACGAATCGTACGGTAATCGATACGTGTTCGATGACACTCTCATGGTGAGAGTCGATGAGCATTCTGACGAAGGACGCGGCGGAATCCGCGGTGATGCGGTTTTCGGATTTGTAACACACCCTGCCACACAACTCGATATGGCGGAGCATGCTGAACGCATCGATCGGCGTTACAATCTCGTACGATGCTGCGATGAGTTTCATTATTTTCGACCTGAAATAATGTTTGTGTGATTGGAGGTTGGTATGCCCGAAGAACATCAAAACGCGATGCTGGTCCTGTACCGATTTTCAGGCGGCGCACCGCGATCCAGCAAACTACTTCGTGTGCTGCATTCTGCTGTTTCGCGATATCAGGTCCTTTGGCCAGGCGCCATCGTGGTTGAGCACAACGGTGGCGCAACGGCTGTGTTTGAGGCGGTTAGAGGACACCTTGTTCTACGCGACCGGTTTTACGTGTTTCCGTTCAGTGCTGCGTGGGCCGGACAGGGAGATCCACGCGTGCATAGACGCATCGAGGAGCTCGAGTTTTGGCAAAGATCTGAGGCTACCGCCGGCGAAGAATAACGCCAAACAATGGCCGCTAGCTGGGCTTCCAAGGGGAAGTCGTCGTCGATTCGAGACAGTATGCCCGTGGTGATCAGGTCCTGATATTCCGTGCGCGACACAGCGATGTCGCGCGAGGGCGCAGCCCCGGCTGCGAGGGAGCCCAGATATTCGAGGTGTGTCATAGTCTTGCGCGCCTTTAGCTGCGCCAGGTATGAGTTCCGCCTCCAAGTTGGCCTGTGTTCGTGCGTGTACGTGCGAAACGCGCGGCCGCGACGTGAGCACAGGAATTTCAGCCAAGCGCTGTCCGCTCCGAGTCGCCGAGCGATCGGTTCAATGGTAAGCCTTGGTGTAAGCGGGACGCCGTGTAATTGAGGATTAAGAATCATGTAGCTTGGCCCTCCGAACACACAAGGCGATTATTCGACTGTGCTGCTGAGACCGGCTTTGCAATATCCACGTCAACACCTTGAACAAATCCGTCGACGAACGACTGATCGGATTTCCCTTTATTGATGCTGCGCTTCGATAGAGCGCCACCTAGATATTGATCCACGAAATTCACGAGCTTGGCATCGGCATGGACGACAATTCCTGTTTCATTATACCAGGCGCGATTCTGGGCGTCGAGCCGTTCGCTCACAGCACAGAAAAATCCGTGTAGAAACGCGCGGTGCCGTTCTATTTTACCGCGGCGCTTGATTCTATGCGACAGCGACTTTTCGTAGATCGACCAACGCTGTTTCGCCACACGCATCAGATAGTCATGAACATATTCTGCAATGAGAATGTCGTGAGGTTTGCCGCAGTAAATCCAATCACAGCCCAGAACCTCCATCGCTCCTGTTGTTATTATTACCGGTATGACTTTGAAGTAGGCTTTCAACAAACTGAAGATCCACGGTTGCTCTATCGGCCTGGATCGCCAGGTGCTACGATTGCATTGCTGTATTACAAATTCGGCCTGCGCAAGATCGCTGTCCGAAATGCCGTATTCTCTCTGCATCTCGCGTGCCTTGGCCAGAGCCAGGGACGCTTCGTGCTCATTGGGTGAACCCGCCAGCGCCAGCAATTTTCTGATTTTACCGATGATTGGGCTGGTCATTTCGTCAGCCGGGAAACTCTAGTTCAATGAGTACCTGACCATCACAGTGCAGCTCATATACAGCTGGCAATGGGGCGTTTCGTACTGCGATGCGCGTATCGTCGCCGTACGTCTGCGCCAAGACGCGCATGTCGCCTAAGGTTTTTAACTGCCCAAGACGGCGACGCAGACAGCTATTGTGGAAAACAGCAGAACGTAGCGCAGTGCGGCCTCTGCGGTGTTTAACCAAAAATTGCTTCTGATTGTAACTGCACTCGTCAGCCAGCTCGGCGATGAGGGCGTCGATTAGAAGCACTAGATAATTTTCCGTTGCAGTGCCGCCATGCTCGCGAACATTCTGCGCGATTTCCGTGCATCGTTTCAGATCTTTCGGCGTCATGTTCACCTCCGCAGATCGAGAAGACTGTTGATTCCCTGGTCGAGGATCTCTCCCTGGACGTCACGGTCTAATGCGCGAAACGCCGCGATCATGGCGTCGGAGTCAGTGAACACAAACCGCAGGAGTTCGTCCTCAGTGCGCGGGACACCGAAGCGCTTGGTAAATCGCGCTACGTCG is part of the Ignavibacteriota bacterium genome and encodes:
- a CDS encoding DUF2786 domain-containing protein; amino-acid sequence: MTSPIIGKIRKLLALAGSPNEHEASLALAKAREMQREYGISDSDLAQAEFVIQQCNRSTWRSRPIEQPWIFSLLKAYFKVIPVIITTGAMEVLGCDWIYCGKPHDILIAEYVHDYLMRVAKQRWSIYEKSLSHRIKRRGKIERHRAFLHGFFCAVSERLDAQNRAWYNETGIVVHADAKLVNFVDQYLGGALSKRSINKGKSDQSFVDGFVQGVDVDIAKPVSAAQSNNRLVCSEGQAT
- the thyX gene encoding FAD-dependent thymidylate synthase, giving the protein MKLIAASYEIVTPIDAFSMLRHIELCGRVCYKSENRITADSAASFVRMLIDSHHESVIEHVSITVRFVVDRGVSHELVRHRIASFSQESTRYCNYSKGKFGGELTFIDARRHMHSDAQRLWGEALRSIEQQYLRMIELGVQPQMARSILPNSLKTEIMLTANLREWRTILRQRTAPAAHPQMREVMIPLLEEFRDKIPVVFDDL